A single genomic interval of Macadamia integrifolia cultivar HAES 741 chromosome 6, SCU_Mint_v3, whole genome shotgun sequence harbors:
- the LOC122082498 gene encoding protein EXORDIUM-like 3 has translation MRWGCIHSRCLAAPVSSAFFPFATSSLFLFLFLFLLHSAIPVAGWRPWPNQQTNTVANTTADLEFGGSKKYEGSSEFVHLRYHMGPVLTNTITIHPIWYGRWQNSQKRIIRGFLNSISAVHSNHPSVAGWWKTVRLYTDQTGANISRHVRLGEEKNDRFYSHGKVFSRLSIQSVIKSAITARTRPLPINPKSGLYLLLTSDDVQIDEFCNQICGFHYFTFPSIVGYTLPFAWVGNSATQCPGVCAYPFAVPSYIPGLKPVRSPNGDVGVDGMISVIAHEIAELSTNPLVNAWYAGQDPTFPTEIADLCEGIYGTGGGGSYTGQMLEGEDGATYNMNGLRRRFLVQWVWNPVVNYCSGPNALDQ, from the coding sequence ATGCGCTGGGGATGTATCCACAGCCGGTGCCTGGCGGCACCGGTGTCGTCGGCGTTTTTCCCCTTTGccacttcttctctcttcctcttcctcttcctcttcctcctccataGTGCCATTCCGGTCGCCGGGTGGCGTCCATGGCCAAATCAACAAACAAACACCGTAGCCAACACCACGGCTGACCTCGAGTTCGGTGGCTCCAAGAAGTACGAGGGCTCCTCCGAGTTCGTTCACCTCAGGTACCATATGGGACCCGTCCTCACCAACACCATCACCATCCACCCTATCTGGTATGGCCGGTGGCAGAACTCCCAAAAGCGCATCATCCGTGGCTTCCTCAACTCCATCTCCGCCGTCCATTCCAACCACCCTTCCGTCGCCGGCTGGTGGAAAACGGTCCGGCTCTACACTGACCAGACCGGAGCCAACATCAGCCGCCACGTCCGCCTCGGAGAAGAGAAGAACGATCGGTTCTACTCTCACGGTAAGGTCTTCTCTCGTCTCTCTATCCAATCCGTCATCAAGAGCGCCATCACTGCCCGAACCAGACCCTTACCCATCAACCCCAAGAGCGGTCTCTACCTGCTCCTCACCTCCGACGATGTTCAGATAGATGAGTTCTGCAACCAGATTTGTGGGTTCCATTACTTTACTTTCCCTTCGATCGTTGGCTATACCTTGCCTTTCGCTTGGGTGGGCAACTCGGCCACCCAATGCCCAGGGGTATGCGCGTACCCTTTTGCAGTGCCGTCGTACATTCCGGGGTTGAAGCCGGTGAGATCACCGAACGGCGATGTCGGTGTGGACGGGATGATAAGCGTGATAGCCCATGAGATAGCGGAACTGTCGACGAACCCATTAGTGAACGCGTGGTATGCAGGGCAGGATCCGACTTTTCCGACGGAAATCGCCGATCTGTGTGAGGGGATTTACGGTACCGGAGGTGGAGGATCGTATACGGGGCAGATGCTGGAGGGAGAAGACGGAGCAACTTACAACATGAATGGGTTGAGGAGGAGGTTCTTGGTTCAGTGGGTGTGGAACCCAGTTGTGAATTATTGCTCTGGACCAAATGCACTCGATCAGTAA
- the LOC122082882 gene encoding DNA repair protein RAD51 homolog 3, with the protein MEVRNLPLSPTQRAKLISAGYTTLSSISAISPPHLARDLNISEYEALEILKVVASQSSRTLDGTKAIVAGAQTAWDMLHEEDFMTRITTSCTVLDNILGGGISCKEVTEIGGVPGIGKTQLGIQLAVNVQIPVDYGGLGGKAIYVDTEGSFLPERVFQIADACIKDMVESYPFQREDFQAFQDKLQPNAFLENIFYFRICSYTEQVALINYLDKFISEHKDVKVVIIDSVTFHFRQDFDDLALRTRVLGGLALKLMKLAQKFSLAVVILNQVTTKFSEGSVQLALALGDSWSHACTNRIILYWNGNERYAYIDKSPSLKSASAPYSICGKGVRDAASNCKRIKMM; encoded by the exons ATGGAAGTAAGGAATCTACCACTCTCACCAACACAGAGAGCGAAGCTGATATCGGCGGGCTACACTACTCTTTCATCCATCTCTGCAATCTCTCCCCCACACCTCGCTCGCG ACTTGAATATTTCTGAGTACGAAGCACTGGAAATTCTGAAGGTGGTTGCTTCACAAAGCAGTAGGACATTAGATGGAACTAAAGCTATTGTAGCCg GGGCACAGACTGCCTGGGATATGCTTCATGAGGAAGACTTCATGACACGAATTACTACATCCTGCACAGTGCTAGATAACATTCTGGGCGGTGGAATAAGTTGCAAAGAAGTTACTGAAATTG GTGGAGTACCAGGCATTGGGAAAACACAACTGGG GATTCAGCTTGCAGTTAATGTTCAGATTCCGGTTGATTATGGTGGCCTAGGAGGAAAAGCAATTTATGTAG ATACAGAAGGAAGCTTCCTTCCAGAGCGCGTTTTCCAAATTGCAGATGCATGCATCAAGGACATGGTGGAAAGCTATCCCTTTCAACGGGAGGATTTTCAAGCTTTCCAAGACAAATTACAACCGAATGCTTTCTTGGAGAACATATTCTATTTCCGGATATGCAGTTATACTGAGCAAGTTGCATTGATAAACTACTTAGACAAGTTCATTTCTGAACATAAAGAT GTAAAAGTTGTAATTATCGATAGTGTTACTTTTCATTTCCGCCAAGATTTTGATGACTTGGCCCTTCGAACTCGAGTACTTGGTGGTTTGGCTCTGAAATTGATGAAACTTGCTCAAAAGTTCAGTTTGGCG GTTGTGATATTGAACCAAGTAACCACAAAATTCAGTGAAGGTTCAGTTCAGTTAGCTCTTGCACTAG GTGATAGTTGGTCTCATGCCTGTACCAATCGGATAATTCTGTACTGGAATGGGAATGAAAGATATGCATACATTGACAAGTCACCCTCATTAAAGTCCGCTTCAGCACCATATTCTATTTGTGGCAAAGGGGTGCGAGATGCTGCTTCAAATTGTAAAAGGATCAAAATGATGTAA